The Tripterygium wilfordii isolate XIE 37 chromosome 4, ASM1340144v1, whole genome shotgun sequence genome has a window encoding:
- the LOC119997861 gene encoding uncharacterized protein LOC119997861, producing MNVHCAVLRIWDSFAPLHPKNQQERVTILLVMLHVLRIARDPFPSIWILAQHGTYIVHESYEWTVERWRVMETVVVGVVGSKGGFIIATTVLHNRNNNGIRGRLHEDIYTRQLSDFIQNQMISLVPRSPEMKSS from the exons ATGAATGTCCATTGCGCAGTTCTCAGAATTTGGGATTCTTTCGCCCCCCTGCACCCAAAGAATCAACAG GAGAGAGTAACGATTCTCCTTGTTATGCTCCATGTCTTGCGCATTGCACGTGATCCGTTCCCCAGTATCTGGATTCTGGCACAACATGGAACATATATAGTCCATG AATCATATGAATGGACCGTGGAGCGGTGGAGGGTCATGGAGACGGTAGTGGTTGGTGTGGTGGGCTCTAAAGGTGGTTTCATAATTGCCACTACAGTGCTACACAATCGCAACAATAATGGTATTCGAGGTCGGCTACATGAAGATATATACACTAGACAGCTGTCAGATTTcatacaaaatcaaatgatttcTCTGGTCCCAAGAAGTCCAGAGATGAAATCTAGTTGA
- the LOC119997765 gene encoding serine/threonine-protein kinase UCNL-like: MEAPPELRQPPPPSQLNLDNLKSLKVLGKGAMGTVFLVHDQVSDPTASNPFALKVVEKSSIHNKLDADRRARWEIEVLTRLSNPNTHPFLPYLLGSLETSDFLAWAVPFCSGGDLNVLRYRQNDRVFSPAVIRFYVAEVVCALEHLHNMGLVYRDLKPENILIQQSGHVTLTDFDLSQSLTRPTIKSLLFSCEDPQGGLDHLNKKNKHRRNFTRWILLLPEDGNKKKRGLRKAKSARVSPVNRRKLSFSNGERSNSFVGTEEYVSPEVVRGDGHEFAVDWWALGILTYEMLYGTTPFKGKNRKETFRNVLMKPPEFLGKPNALTDLIGRLLEKDPTRRLGYQRGACEIKEHEFFNGVRWDLLTEVSRPPCIPSREEGEMTAAGGVDIRDYFEKMRAPPSMPPSPLPSPSSEWRRNVSLTEF, encoded by the coding sequence aTGGAGGCTCCACCGGAACTACGACAACCGCCACCGCCAAGTCAACTCAATTTAGACAACCTTAAAAGCCTCAAAGTCCTAGGCAAAGGTGCCATGGGCACTGTCTTCCTCGTCCACGACCAGGTCTCCGACCCGACTGCCAGCAATCCATTCGCACTCAAAGTCGTTGAAAAATCCTCAATACACAACAAGCTAGACGCGGACCGCCGTGCCCGGTGGGAGATCGAGGTCCTGACCAGGTTATCCAACCCGAATACCCACCCGTTTCTTCCTTACCTCCTTGGGTCCCTCGAGACCTCCGACTTTCTGGCGTGGGCTGTTCCTTTCTGTTCCGGAGGCGACCTTAATGTTCTCCGCTATCGCCAAAACGACCGCGTTTTCTCCCCAGCGGTTATAAGGTTTTACGTAGCGGAGGTCGTGTGCGCTCTCGAGCATTTGCATAACATGGGCCTCGTTTATCGTGATTTGAAGCCCGAGAACATTCTCATTCAACAATCTGGTCACGTGACTCTCACGGACTTCGATCTTTCGCAGAGTTTGACTAGGCCGACAATTAAATCGTTGTTATTTTCCTGTGAGGACCCGCAAGGAGGACTCGATCATCTAAACAAGAAGAATAAGCATCGCCGGAATTTTACGCGGTGGATTCTGTTGTTGCCGGAGGATgggaacaagaaaaaaaggggaCTGAGGAAGGCGAAATCGGCCCGAGTTAGCCCGGTGAATCGTAGGAAACTGAGTTTCTCAAATGGTGAACGATCCAACTCGTTCGTGGGTACTGAGGAGTATGTTTCGCCAGAAGTGGTACGTGGGGATGGGCACGAGTTCGCTGTGGATTGGTGGGCTCTAGGAATTCTGACGTACGAGATGCTGTATGGCACGACGCCGTTTAAGGGTAAGAACAGAAAAGAAACGTTTCGGAACGTCTTGATGAAACCGCCTGAATTCCTGGGGAAGCCCAACGCTTTAACGGACTTGATCGGACGGTTGTTAGAGAAGGATCCCACGAGGAGATTGGGGTATCAGAGAGGCGCGTGTGAGATCAAGGAGCACGAGTTTTTTAATGGGGTTAGGTGGGACCTTCTAACGGAAGTGTCACGTCCACCGTGTATTCCGTCAAGAGAGGAGGGAGAAATGACGGCAGCGGGGGGAGTGGATATACGAGATTACTTCGAGAAAATGAGGGCGCCACCGTCGATGCCGCCATCTCCGTTACCTTCACCATCCTCAGAGTGGCGGAGAAATGTCTCGTTAACGGAATTCTGA
- the LOC119996508 gene encoding DNA damage-repair/toleration protein DRT100-like has protein sequence MTSLFYITLILLSVTAAVNSCPPSDRAALLAFKNALHEPYLGIFNTWNGLDCCHNWYGVSCDPKSHRVADITLRGESEDPIFERAKRTGYMTGYISPSICKLTRLSSLIIADWKGVSGEIPRCVSSLRFLRVLDLIGNRLSGDIPTDIGRLHRLTVINLADNLISGSIPSSLTNLSSLMHLDLRNNRLSGTLPQNFGRLRMLSRALLSQNQISGTIPASVTTIYRLADLDLSMNQISGPIPAPLGKMAVLATLNIDFNKLNGPIPPTLLNSSISNLNLSSNSLEGVLPDVFGPRSYFTVLDLSHNNLKGQIPESFSKASFIGHLDLSHNHFCGPIPVGSPFDHLEASSFAFNDCLCGKPLSPCGH, from the coding sequence ATGACTTCTCTCTTCTACATTACTCTTATACTACTATCCGTTACTGCCGCCGTTAACTCCTGCCCGCCGTCAGACAGGGCAGCTCTTTTGGCCTTCAAGAACGCCCTACACGAGCCCTACTTGGGCATCTTCAATACATGGAACGGACTCGACTGTTGCCACAACTGGTACGGCGTCAGTTGCGACCCGAAGTCCCACCGGGTAGCGGATATTACTCTCCGGGGAGAGTCCGAGGACCCGATATTTGAACGTGCTAAACGCACCGGTTACATGACCGGATACATCTCCCCCTCCATTTGCAAGCTCACTCGTCTCTCCAGCCTCATCATCGCGGACTGGAAGGGAGTCTCCGGCGAGATCCCGAGATGCGTTTCGTCATTGCGGTTCCTCCGTGTCCTCGACCTTATCGGGAACCGCCTCTCCGGCGACATCCCAACCGACATTGGCCGCCTCCACCGGCTCACTGTTATCAACCTCGCCGATAACCTCATCTCCGGCAGTATCCCTTCGTCGTTGACGAACTTATCAAGCTTGATGCATCTCGATTTGCGTAACAACCGGCTTTCCGGAACGCTGCCCCAGAATTTCGGGCGGCTCAGGATGTTAAGCCGGGCTTTGTTGAGCCAGAATCAAATCAGTGGAACGATCCCGGCTTCCGTAACAACTATTTACCGTCTCGCCGATTTAGATCTCTCAATGAACCAAATATCGGGCCCCATACCTGCTCCTCTAGGTAAAATGGCGGTTCTGGCGACTTTGAATATCGATTTTAACAAACTAAACGGTCCAATCCCGCCGACACTATTAAATTCGAGTATTAGTAACTTGAATTTAAGCTCAAATTCACTGGAGGGAGTTTTACCGGACGTTTTCGGTCCGAGATCGTATTTTACGGTTCTGGATTTATCGCATAACAATTTGAAGGGTCAGATCCCCGAATCGTTCTCGAAGGCGTCGTTCATCGGGCACTTAGATTTGAGTCACAACCATTTCTGTGGACCGATTCCGGTCGGGTCGCCGTTTGATCACCTTGAAGCGTCGTCGTTTGCTTTCAATGATTGTCTGTGTGGGAAGCCGCTTAGCCCTTGTGGGCATTGA